In Mycobacterium sp. JS623, one genomic interval encodes:
- a CDS encoding nucleotidyl transferase AbiEii/AbiGii toxin family protein has translation MDVDERDEVAQQFGVAPEQVERDHLISYLLAFLSVRFGDRIHFIGGTALARTHLPTGRLSEDIDLIAVDSRKAVAQELDEELPRAVARSHGRLTLEPGFTRVPDTRAVIARTAGGLTVQIQLLSARDRTVWPSERRVLEQRYDDAPHAELIVPTLPAFAASKTATWADRRAPRDLWDLWALNGINAIDQIALDLFQRFGPTNKPPGRQVFQTPPADAEWQAQLAGQTHLTVSASEALAVVREAWARTLAEHKRK, from the coding sequence GTGGACGTTGACGAACGTGACGAGGTCGCCCAGCAGTTCGGCGTCGCGCCGGAGCAAGTTGAGCGCGACCACCTCATCTCCTATCTGTTGGCGTTTCTCAGCGTACGATTCGGTGATCGCATCCACTTCATCGGCGGTACTGCGCTCGCTCGCACCCATCTACCCACCGGCCGACTCAGCGAGGACATCGACCTTATCGCTGTCGACAGCCGGAAAGCCGTCGCCCAAGAGTTGGATGAAGAACTCCCGCGGGCGGTCGCGCGCAGTCACGGAAGACTGACTCTTGAGCCTGGATTCACCCGTGTGCCAGATACACGGGCAGTGATCGCCAGGACAGCCGGGGGCCTGACCGTCCAAATCCAGCTATTGTCAGCGCGCGACCGGACTGTGTGGCCATCCGAACGCCGCGTCCTCGAACAGCGCTACGACGACGCCCCACACGCAGAACTCATCGTCCCGACCCTGCCTGCCTTCGCCGCGTCAAAAACGGCGACCTGGGCAGATCGCCGGGCACCACGCGATCTCTGGGACCTCTGGGCACTCAACGGAATTAACGCGATCGACCAGATCGCGCTCGACCTGTTTCAGAGATTCGGACCCACGAACAAGCCACCCGGCCGCCAGGTGTTCCAGACGCCGCCAGCTGACGCCGAATGGCAGGCCCAGCTCGCTGGCCAAACACACCTCACTGTCAGCGCTTCAGAAGCGCTCGCCGTAGTGCGGGAAGCATGGGCGCGAACGCTCGCCGAGCATAAGCGAAAATAG
- a CDS encoding type IV toxin-antitoxin system AbiEi family antitoxin domain-containing protein, giving the protein MRRVADGYYVIVPQEMVGRRWLPSVEATAAGIASAIYGVDNAVLMGISAARIHGAIPRALATAVVAVPKQHRPIALTDRSAVVRFVKRDIDRLDAERVQTPLGSALATSPEQTILDLAHRPSLGDAEVEVPSAIADLYGRSDEKRIAELAADQRLMASLRRAEVWAGAKRGR; this is encoded by the coding sequence TTGCGCCGAGTAGCAGACGGCTATTACGTCATCGTTCCTCAGGAGATGGTGGGCCGTCGGTGGCTGCCGAGCGTCGAAGCAACCGCAGCCGGAATCGCCTCGGCGATCTATGGCGTCGACAACGCCGTACTGATGGGTATTAGTGCCGCGCGGATCCATGGGGCCATACCGCGCGCGTTGGCAACGGCGGTCGTGGCAGTGCCAAAGCAGCACCGGCCGATAGCTCTCACAGACCGCTCTGCCGTCGTCCGGTTCGTCAAGCGCGATATCGATCGCCTTGACGCTGAACGCGTTCAGACGCCGCTGGGATCGGCGCTGGCGACTTCGCCGGAGCAGACGATTCTCGATCTGGCCCACAGGCCCTCGCTCGGCGACGCCGAAGTGGAGGTCCCGTCCGCGATCGCTGACTTGTACGGGCGCAGTGACGAAAAGCGGATCGCCGAGTTGGCGGCCGATCAGCGCCTGATGGCATCACTGCGGCGCGCTGAAGTCTGGGCCGGAGCAAAGCGTGGACGTTGA
- a CDS encoding adenylate/guanylate cyclase domain-containing protein, translated as MLSETRYALNGDLHVAYRTVGAGARDIVFVPNWFTNCEVLPGLPSIQGWVEAMTTLGRLIFFDQPGTGASDPVAPSELPTMEQWADSISAVLDDLGTHEAVLLASCGALATGALVFAATHPSRTTALVAIEGYAHPLTERRGPPTHEEATSEAIAMWGTGELHHLLNPDMPWNEEIRATWAHLERLSASPRTAAYMLPLVAEMDVRAILPTVHVPTLVLQHTEDVMIPPEWGKNVADRIEGAKYVELPGRNMYHFVEPWRESFQEIAEFLTGHQAEVADDRVLATVLFTDIVDSTRRASEMGDRDWHALLDAHDAVVRGQLSRFRGREVNRTGDGFLAMFDGPQRAIRSAMAIRDAVQALGVEVRAGLHTGECEVRGDDIGGIAVHIGARVSVLAGPSEVLVSSTLRDLVIGSGLEFEDRGAHQLKGVPGEWHLLAVMS; from the coding sequence GTGTTGTCGGAGACGCGCTACGCGCTGAACGGCGACTTGCACGTCGCCTATCGCACGGTCGGCGCAGGTGCCCGGGACATCGTGTTCGTCCCGAACTGGTTCACAAATTGTGAGGTTCTCCCGGGGCTACCGTCCATTCAGGGGTGGGTCGAGGCGATGACAACACTGGGCCGGCTCATTTTCTTCGACCAGCCCGGCACCGGGGCGTCCGATCCCGTCGCCCCGAGCGAACTGCCGACGATGGAGCAATGGGCTGACAGCATCTCTGCGGTGCTCGACGATCTTGGGACTCACGAAGCGGTCCTCCTCGCGAGCTGCGGCGCGTTGGCGACGGGAGCGCTAGTGTTCGCCGCAACACATCCGTCCCGCACCACCGCGCTCGTCGCGATCGAGGGCTACGCGCATCCGCTTACTGAACGCCGCGGACCTCCCACACATGAAGAAGCAACCTCCGAAGCGATCGCCATGTGGGGCACCGGAGAGCTCCATCACCTCTTGAATCCGGATATGCCATGGAACGAGGAGATCCGCGCGACGTGGGCTCATTTGGAACGTCTGTCGGCAAGCCCACGAACCGCTGCTTACATGCTGCCTCTCGTGGCCGAAATGGACGTGCGGGCAATCCTTCCGACCGTCCACGTACCAACCCTCGTCCTCCAGCACACCGAGGACGTCATGATCCCGCCTGAGTGGGGCAAGAACGTCGCTGATCGCATAGAGGGCGCGAAATACGTTGAGCTACCAGGGCGCAACATGTACCACTTCGTCGAACCATGGCGCGAATCCTTCCAGGAGATCGCCGAGTTCCTCACCGGCCACCAGGCAGAAGTCGCCGACGACCGTGTGCTTGCCACGGTGCTTTTCACCGACATCGTGGACTCGACGCGCCGGGCTTCGGAGATGGGTGATCGCGACTGGCATGCACTGCTTGATGCGCACGACGCCGTCGTGCGGGGGCAGCTGTCCCGATTCCGTGGACGCGAGGTGAACAGAACAGGAGACGGTTTCCTGGCGATGTTCGACGGCCCGCAGCGAGCGATCCGCAGCGCCATGGCCATTCGCGACGCGGTGCAGGCGCTCGGCGTCGAGGTGCGCGCCGGCTTACATACCGGCGAGTGCGAGGTCCGTGGCGACGACATCGGGGGCATCGCAGTGCATATCGGCGCACGGGTGAGCGTCCTGGCCGGGCCGAGCGAGGTGCTCGTTTCCAGCACCCTGCGGGACCTGGTGATCGGGTCGGGACTGGAGTTCGAGGACCGCGGCGCTCACCAACTCAAAGGCGTTCCCGGCGAGTGGCACCTCCTCGCTGTTATGTCTTAG
- a CDS encoding helix-turn-helix transcriptional regulator: MEDYTDDKWITRQELADRYGVPVKTPAEWASKGTGPRYAKFGRHVRYRLSDVIDWERKQFAHDKRDTA; this comes from the coding sequence ATGGAGGATTACACCGATGACAAATGGATTACTCGTCAGGAGCTCGCCGACCGTTACGGTGTGCCGGTCAAGACGCCCGCCGAGTGGGCGTCAAAGGGTACGGGGCCACGTTACGCGAAGTTCGGCAGGCATGTGCGTTACCGGCTAAGCGACGTGATCGACTGGGAACGAAAGCAATTCGCTCACGACAAGCGTGATACTGCCTGA
- a CDS encoding tyrosine-type recombinase/integrase yields MAGRPALRIGAYGKISRVHLGSGLWLARCRYRDADGVTRKVQRLGPPGIYDQYGKLAENALIESLAQRRPSSAPETVGLETLVTALVDQHLVRLAEDGRSPVTLSTYRFAVGKLEKFIGGLRVGEASPARIDAAIRSMRTAHGATMARQAKTTLRGALQLAVMANVLGANPVRDVQPLKSKAPPKGAVGLTAEQLRTLLEALQASKFCQGHDLVDPVTLLIATGLRRSELLGLRWTDYDDEAYTLTVSGKVIRVAGEGLQPR; encoded by the coding sequence GTGGCAGGACGACCAGCGCTCAGAATTGGCGCCTACGGGAAGATCTCGCGGGTTCACCTTGGTAGCGGGCTGTGGCTCGCCCGGTGCCGCTATAGGGATGCCGACGGTGTAACCCGCAAGGTCCAGCGGCTCGGTCCGCCCGGCATCTACGACCAGTACGGAAAGCTCGCCGAGAACGCCCTCATCGAGTCCCTGGCGCAGCGCCGACCATCATCGGCGCCCGAAACCGTCGGCCTCGAAACCCTCGTTACCGCATTGGTCGACCAGCACCTCGTACGCTTAGCGGAAGACGGCCGCTCCCCGGTTACCTTGTCTACCTACCGATTTGCGGTCGGAAAACTGGAGAAGTTCATCGGCGGTTTGCGGGTAGGCGAAGCGTCGCCTGCTCGCATCGACGCCGCCATTCGTTCGATGCGCACCGCACACGGCGCAACAATGGCGCGCCAGGCCAAGACAACCCTGCGAGGCGCACTTCAGCTTGCCGTCATGGCCAACGTCCTTGGCGCCAACCCCGTGCGCGACGTCCAGCCGCTCAAGTCAAAGGCTCCGCCGAAGGGCGCCGTCGGCCTCACCGCAGAGCAGCTCCGCACACTGCTAGAAGCGCTTCAGGCGTCGAAATTCTGCCAGGGTCACGATCTCGTCGATCCAGTCACGCTCTTGATCGCCACGGGCTTGCGTCGGTCAGAGCTACTCGGCCTGCGCTGGACCGACTACGACGACGAGGCATACACACTCACGGTGAGCGGGAAGGTCATCAGGGTGGCCGGCGAGGGCCTTCAACCGCGTTGA
- a CDS encoding tyrosine-type recombinase/integrase, whose product MPLPRFAVEMLRTRRSLPYLGEQSVIFPSTTGTLRDPNNFGKEWRTARTELGVPEVTTHSFRKTVATLIDDEGLSARIGADHLGHSKVSMTQDRYMTRGRVHTQVADLLDRTVGKSGE is encoded by the coding sequence GTGCCGCTCCCGCGCTTCGCGGTCGAGATGCTCCGGACCCGCCGTTCGCTGCCGTATCTCGGCGAGCAGTCAGTGATCTTCCCGTCGACCACGGGCACGCTCCGCGATCCGAACAATTTCGGCAAGGAGTGGCGCACGGCGCGAACCGAGCTCGGCGTCCCGGAAGTCACCACCCACAGCTTCCGCAAGACAGTCGCCACGCTGATCGACGACGAGGGCCTCTCGGCCCGAATCGGCGCCGATCACCTAGGTCACTCGAAGGTATCCATGACGCAGGACCGCTACATGACCCGCGGCCGCGTCCATACCCAGGTGGCCGATCTGCTGGACCGGACAGTCGGTAAAAGCGGTGAATAA
- a CDS encoding carboxymuconolactone decarboxylase family protein, translated as MADEGIPGRLAGLVAMSSGDTRLDTLIRLTCGRALSLPPLPTEVDLIDGTSENEAVVVAFAEQFTVDVSGIGENQRARFVSALGKNAFRVVVTIFIADFVPRVWAGLGALGMGKPGNGGIPDWDHDTDPIGALLGDFAPAVARLRALDPVTTEVVRLRGAAQHNCRLCKSRREGNALDAGGSESLYGDIESFETSSRLSDRQKAALRFVDALIWTPSRIPREVVAGVREHFTEDEAFELTLDVMRNACNKIMVALGADAPQVSEGTELFRVEVDGQVVVG; from the coding sequence GTGGCTGACGAAGGAATTCCCGGGCGGCTGGCCGGCTTGGTGGCGATGTCATCGGGCGATACCCGGCTCGACACGTTGATCCGGCTGACGTGCGGCAGAGCGTTGTCGTTGCCGCCCCTGCCGACGGAAGTCGACTTGATTGACGGGACATCCGAGAACGAAGCGGTGGTGGTGGCGTTCGCCGAGCAGTTCACGGTCGACGTGTCGGGCATCGGCGAAAACCAGCGCGCGCGATTTGTTTCGGCGTTGGGCAAGAACGCATTTCGAGTCGTGGTCACAATTTTCATCGCCGACTTCGTGCCGCGGGTATGGGCGGGTCTTGGCGCGCTGGGTATGGGTAAGCCAGGCAACGGAGGAATACCGGATTGGGATCACGACACTGATCCGATCGGGGCGCTGCTGGGTGACTTCGCACCGGCGGTGGCGCGGTTGCGGGCGCTGGATCCGGTGACCACGGAGGTGGTGCGGTTGCGTGGCGCCGCGCAGCACAACTGCCGGCTGTGCAAGTCGCGGCGGGAGGGCAACGCGTTGGACGCCGGAGGATCGGAGTCGTTGTACGGCGACATCGAGAGCTTCGAGACGTCGTCGCGGTTGTCGGATCGGCAGAAGGCGGCGCTGCGGTTTGTGGACGCGTTGATCTGGACTCCGTCGCGCATTCCGCGGGAGGTGGTGGCTGGGGTGCGCGAGCACTTCACCGAGGACGAGGCGTTCGAGCTGACACTCGACGTCATGCGCAACGCGTGCAACAAGATCATGGTGGCGCTGGGGGCGGATGCGCCGCAGGTGTCGGAAGGGACGGAGTTGTTCCGGGTCGAGGTGGACGGGCAGGTGGTGGTCGGCTAG
- a CDS encoding metallopeptidase TldD-related protein, translating to MIGPQQVVDTALAEAGRLGRADETIVLVTDRADAALRWAGNSMTTNGESISRTTTVISIVRKGDTAHVGSVRSSDVDPGSIAHVVAASQQTAVSAPEARDSAPALTGTDVPVDWDAPVPGTGAHVFSGLAGPLAQGFRRADRLYGYARHIVETTFVATSGGLRRRYTQPTGSVEINAKRDGASAWAGVSTPDFVDVPVYSLLDQLSTQLGWAKRTVELPAGRCETIMPPSTVADMMIYLAWSMDGRGAQEGRTALSAPGGGTRVGEKLTDLPLTLYSDPAATGLECTPFVAVPSSSERASVFDNGMDIGRVDWVRDGTVNALAYPRAAALEFGTPVAVPADNLLMTGGSASLADMIASTERGLLLTTLWYIRTVDPTVLLLTGLTRDGVYLIEDGEVTAAVNNFRFNESPLDLLRRATEAGVSEVTLPREWGDWATRAAMPSLRIPDFHMSSVSQAQ from the coding sequence ATGATCGGCCCACAGCAGGTCGTAGATACTGCGCTGGCCGAGGCGGGGCGGCTGGGTAGGGCCGACGAGACGATCGTGCTCGTCACCGATCGCGCCGACGCGGCGCTGCGCTGGGCCGGCAATTCGATGACCACCAACGGCGAGTCGATCAGCCGAACCACCACCGTGATTTCGATTGTGCGCAAGGGGGATACGGCTCATGTGGGCTCGGTGCGATCCAGCGACGTGGACCCCGGCTCGATTGCGCACGTGGTCGCGGCGTCGCAGCAGACCGCGGTCTCGGCGCCGGAGGCCCGCGACAGTGCGCCGGCGTTGACGGGCACTGACGTACCTGTGGACTGGGATGCGCCGGTGCCGGGGACGGGTGCGCATGTGTTCTCCGGGCTTGCGGGCCCTCTGGCGCAGGGCTTTCGGCGTGCTGACCGGCTGTATGGGTATGCGCGGCACATCGTGGAGACGACGTTCGTCGCCACCTCTGGAGGGTTGCGGCGGCGCTACACGCAGCCGACGGGCTCGGTCGAGATCAATGCCAAGCGTGACGGTGCCAGCGCGTGGGCGGGTGTCAGCACACCGGATTTTGTTGATGTGCCGGTTTATTCGCTGCTCGATCAGTTGTCGACGCAACTGGGCTGGGCCAAGCGGACGGTCGAGCTGCCCGCGGGGCGGTGCGAGACGATCATGCCGCCGTCGACGGTGGCGGACATGATGATCTACCTGGCGTGGTCGATGGACGGCCGGGGTGCGCAGGAGGGGCGCACGGCGTTGTCGGCGCCCGGCGGTGGCACGCGAGTGGGGGAGAAGCTGACCGACCTGCCGTTGACGTTGTACTCGGACCCGGCCGCGACCGGGTTGGAGTGCACGCCGTTCGTCGCCGTGCCGAGTTCGTCGGAGCGGGCGTCAGTGTTCGACAACGGCATGGACATCGGGCGCGTGGATTGGGTGCGCGACGGTACGGTGAACGCATTGGCATATCCGCGAGCGGCGGCCTTGGAGTTTGGGACGCCGGTGGCGGTGCCCGCCGACAACCTGCTGATGACGGGTGGGTCGGCGAGCTTGGCGGACATGATCGCGAGCACTGAGCGAGGACTGCTGCTGACCACGCTGTGGTACATCCGCACAGTCGATCCGACGGTGCTATTGCTGACGGGCCTGACGCGCGATGGTGTGTATCTGATCGAGGACGGAGAGGTGACCGCGGCCGTCAACAACTTCCGCTTCAACGAAAGCCCGCTGGACCTGCTGCGCCGCGCCACCGAAGCGGGTGTCAGCGAGGTGACACTGCCCCGCGAATGGGGCGATTGGGCCACGCGGGCCGCGATGCCGTCGCTGCGGATCCCTGACTTTCACATGTCGTCGGTGAGCCAGGCGCAATAA
- a CDS encoding TldD/PmbA family protein, whose amino-acid sequence MTAARRVDDDFLALPRHQLADAALSAAMAAGASYADLRIHGITTEIVQLRDGELETAVVNHEIGLAVRVIVNGTWGFASHAELDPGVAAETAGRAVHVARTLAPLNAETIELATEPVYSDVTWVSDYQVDPFAVGVPDKIAVLGEHSGRLLAADGVDHVSSVWYAAKEQTFYADTFGSSTTQQRVRVQPTLEAITVDAAAGTFDSMRTLAPPTARGWEYVGGDEIWNWTDELAQLPSLLAEKAKAPTVTAGPTDLVIDPSNLWLTIHESIGHATEYDRAIGYEAAYAGTSFATPDKLGTMRYGSPVMNITADRTVEYGLATIGFDDEGVRTQSWDLVRDGIFVGYQLDRVFAPRLGLPRSNGCSYADSPHHVPIQRMANVSLQPAADDVTTEDLIARVEDGIYIVGDKSWSIDMQRYNFQFTGQRFFRIRDGRLDGQVRDVAYQATTTDFWGAMEAVGGPSTWRLGGAFNCGKAQPGQVAAVSHGCPSALFRGINVLNTVAEARR is encoded by the coding sequence GTGACAGCCGCGCGCCGCGTCGATGACGACTTCCTCGCGTTGCCGAGGCACCAGCTCGCCGACGCCGCGTTGTCCGCCGCGATGGCCGCCGGAGCTAGCTACGCCGACCTGCGTATTCACGGCATCACCACGGAGATCGTCCAGCTGCGTGACGGTGAGCTGGAGACGGCGGTCGTCAACCACGAGATCGGGCTGGCGGTGCGGGTCATCGTCAACGGCACATGGGGCTTCGCCTCGCACGCCGAACTGGATCCGGGTGTCGCGGCCGAGACCGCCGGTCGCGCGGTGCACGTGGCGAGGACGCTGGCGCCGCTGAACGCCGAGACCATCGAGCTCGCCACCGAACCGGTCTACTCCGACGTCACCTGGGTATCGGATTATCAGGTTGACCCGTTCGCCGTCGGCGTCCCCGACAAGATCGCGGTGCTGGGCGAGCACTCGGGTCGGCTGCTCGCCGCCGATGGCGTCGACCACGTGTCGTCGGTGTGGTATGCGGCCAAGGAGCAGACGTTCTACGCCGACACATTCGGCTCGTCGACCACCCAACAGCGGGTCCGCGTGCAGCCGACGCTGGAGGCGATCACCGTCGATGCCGCTGCGGGCACGTTCGATTCGATGCGCACGCTGGCGCCGCCGACAGCCCGCGGCTGGGAGTACGTCGGCGGCGATGAAATCTGGAACTGGACCGACGAGCTGGCGCAGTTGCCGTCGCTGCTTGCCGAGAAGGCCAAGGCGCCGACGGTGACCGCCGGACCGACCGATTTGGTGATCGACCCGTCCAACCTGTGGCTGACCATTCACGAATCGATCGGCCATGCCACTGAATATGACAGGGCGATCGGCTACGAAGCCGCCTATGCCGGCACATCGTTCGCCACCCCGGACAAGCTCGGCACCATGCGCTACGGCTCGCCGGTGATGAACATCACCGCCGATCGGACCGTCGAATACGGTCTGGCCACAATAGGTTTCGATGACGAGGGCGTGCGGACACAAAGCTGGGATCTGGTGCGCGACGGCATCTTCGTCGGCTATCAGCTGGACCGGGTGTTCGCGCCGCGTCTGGGGCTGCCACGGTCCAACGGCTGCTCGTATGCCGATTCGCCGCACCACGTCCCGATTCAGCGGATGGCCAACGTGTCGCTGCAGCCGGCGGCCGACGATGTGACGACCGAGGATTTGATCGCCCGCGTCGAGGACGGCATCTACATCGTCGGTGACAAGAGCTGGTCAATCGATATGCAGCGGTACAACTTTCAGTTCACTGGGCAGCGGTTCTTCCGGATCCGCGACGGCCGCCTCGACGGCCAGGTGCGCGACGTCGCGTATCAGGCAACCACCACGGACTTCTGGGGCGCGATGGAAGCCGTTGGCGGGCCATCGACTTGGCGACTCGGTGGTGCGTTCAACTGCGGCAAGGCGCAGCCGGGTCAGGTGGCCGCGGTCAGCCATGGTTGCCCGTCGGCGTTGTTCCGCGGCATCAATGTGCTCAACACAGTTGCGGAGGCCCGTCGATGA
- a CDS encoding carbohydrate ABC transporter permease codes for MAANRVRSTALGYALLAPSLFGVVTFLLLPMLVVLWLSLHRWDLLGPIRYVGLDNWQSVLTDSSFRTSLLVTLAFIAIVVPAQTVLGLLAAAMLARGLPGSGFFRTLYVLPWICAPLAIAVLWRWILAPTDGAVSTLLGHQIEWLTDPSLALPVVSAIVVWTNVGYVTLFFLAGILNIPADIHNAARTDGATAWQRFRRITLPMLRPTLFFVTVTGIISAAQVFDTVYALTRGGPQGRTDLVAHRIYAEAFGAAAVGRAAVMAVVLFVLLVGVTILQHLYFRRRITYDLS; via the coding sequence GTGGCAGCTAACCGTGTCCGATCGACGGCATTGGGTTACGCGCTCCTGGCACCCAGCCTGTTCGGCGTGGTCACGTTCCTGCTGTTGCCAATGCTGGTGGTGCTGTGGCTGAGCCTGCACCGCTGGGATCTGCTCGGCCCCATTCGCTATGTCGGACTGGACAATTGGCAGTCGGTGCTGACCGACTCGTCATTTCGGACCTCGCTGCTCGTGACGCTCGCGTTCATCGCGATCGTGGTGCCCGCACAGACGGTGCTCGGACTGCTCGCGGCGGCGATGTTGGCCCGCGGGCTGCCCGGCTCCGGGTTTTTCCGCACGTTGTATGTGCTGCCGTGGATCTGCGCGCCGTTGGCGATCGCCGTGCTGTGGCGGTGGATCCTGGCGCCCACCGACGGTGCGGTCAGTACCCTGCTCGGCCACCAGATCGAGTGGCTGACCGATCCCAGCCTCGCGCTGCCTGTCGTATCCGCCATCGTCGTCTGGACCAACGTCGGCTACGTGACACTGTTCTTCTTGGCCGGCATCCTCAACATCCCGGCGGACATCCATAATGCGGCCCGCACCGACGGCGCCACCGCATGGCAGCGGTTTCGCCGCATCACGCTGCCGATGCTGCGGCCGACGCTGTTCTTCGTCACGGTCACGGGCATCATCAGCGCCGCTCAGGTGTTCGACACGGTGTACGCGTTGACGCGCGGCGGCCCGCAAGGCCGCACCGATTTGGTGGCCCACCGGATCTACGCCGAGGCGTTCGGCGCGGCGGCGGTCGGCCGCGCAGCGGTGATGGCGGTGGTGCTGTTCGTGCTGCTGGTCGGCGTGACGATCCTCCAGCATCTGTACTTTCGGCGGCGGATCACCTATGACCTCAGCTAG
- a CDS encoding carbohydrate ABC transporter permease, which yields MTSASRAVSGAVTYAGLAIGAAITLVPFVFGLLTSFTSARQFNTVSPLSWPNPPTLENYTGLGEAGFGRAILVTALMTTVILLGQMTFSVLAAYAFARLYFPGRDALFWVYIATLMVPATVMVVPLYLMMAEAGLRNTFWALVLPFMFGSPYAIFLLREYFRTIPADLINAARIDGANTLDIIVHVVVPASRPLLLTLALITCVSQWNNFMWPLVITSGSKWQVLTVATAGLQSRYNAQWTLVMAATTVAIVPLIVLFVALGRHIVRSIVVTGLK from the coding sequence ATGACCTCAGCTAGCCGCGCGGTCTCGGGCGCCGTCACCTACGCCGGGTTGGCTATCGGAGCGGCGATCACGTTGGTGCCGTTCGTGTTCGGGCTGCTGACGTCGTTCACGTCGGCGCGACAGTTCAACACGGTTTCACCGCTGTCGTGGCCGAACCCGCCGACGCTGGAGAACTACACCGGGCTCGGCGAGGCAGGATTCGGGCGGGCCATACTTGTCACTGCGTTGATGACCACCGTCATCCTGCTCGGGCAGATGACGTTTTCGGTGCTGGCGGCGTATGCCTTTGCCCGGCTGTACTTTCCGGGCCGCGACGCGCTGTTCTGGGTCTACATCGCGACGCTGATGGTGCCGGCCACGGTGATGGTCGTTCCGCTATATCTGATGATGGCCGAGGCCGGGCTCCGGAATACGTTCTGGGCGTTGGTGTTGCCGTTCATGTTCGGCTCGCCGTATGCGATCTTCCTGTTGCGGGAGTACTTCCGCACCATCCCAGCCGACCTGATCAACGCCGCCCGCATCGACGGGGCCAACACCCTCGACATCATCGTGCACGTCGTGGTGCCTGCGAGCCGGCCCCTTCTGTTGACGCTGGCGCTGATCACCTGTGTCAGTCAATGGAACAATTTCATGTGGCCGTTGGTCATCACCAGCGGAAGCAAATGGCAAGTGCTGACCGTCGCGACCGCCGGCCTGCAGTCGCGCTACAACGCGCAGTGGACCTTGGTGATGGCCGCGACGACTGTGGCGATCGTGCCGCTGATCGTGCTGTTCGTGGCGCTGGGCCGCCACATCGTCCGCTCGATCGTAGTGACGGGGCTGAAATGA